A window of Castanea sativa cultivar Marrone di Chiusa Pesio chromosome 1, ASM4071231v1 contains these coding sequences:
- the LOC142612445 gene encoding uncharacterized protein LOC142612445, with amino-acid sequence MPPSCLQALRNQSQQSGIISTKNTENKNTNTTQHGILLSAVSQTQNSKLNAMTAKSLFFCFSTLALLILLIPISAQISDPNPKPTQSLSAAHTELTNYGFPVGLLPSSVHGYSINKTSGDFSVELGGDCKITLPPDNYLATYSKTVRGKIVSGKIAELDGIRVRALFSWWSITGIRSTGDDLVFEVGMVTAKYPSKNFDESPDCEGKHSSS; translated from the coding sequence ATGCCACCGAGTTGCCTACAGGCCCTACGCAACCAGAGCCAGCAAAGCGGAATCATAAGCACGAAAAACAcggaaaacaaaaatacaaacacaacacaacacgGCATTCTTCTCTCAGCGGTCAgtcaaactcaaaactcaaaactcaacgCCATGACCGCCAAATCCCTCTTCTTCTGCTTCTCCACCCTCGCCCTTCTCATCCTCCTCATACCCATCTCTGCCCAAATTTCCGACCCGAACCCGAAACCGACCCAATCCCTATCCGCGGCCCACACTGAGCTCACCAATTACGGCTTCCCAGTCGGACTCTTACCCTCCTCAGTCCATGGCTACTCCATAAACAAGACCTCCGGCGACTTCTCCGTCGAGCTCGGCGGCGACTGCAAGATCACTCTCCCGCCGGACAACTACCTCGCCACCTATTCCAAGACCGTCAGGGGAAAGATCGTTTCGGGTAAGATCGCTGAGCTCGACGGGATTCGGGTCCGTGCGTTGTTCAGCTGGTGGTCCATCACCGGGATCCGATCCACCGGCGATGACTTGGTGTTCGAGGTCGGCATGGTCACCGCCAAGTACCCCTCCAAGAACTTCGACGAGAGCCCCGATTGCGAAGGCAAACACTCCTCTTCTTGA